Within the Beduinella massiliensis genome, the region TACGGGGCGCTGTGGCTGGCCGCGCCGCGTCCGCTCAAGACACGCGGTTTTCGGGAAGAGCTGCCGATGATAGCCGCCGGTCTTTGCGGCGTGACGCTTTACTTTTTGCTGGAAAACATCGCGCTGGAGTACACGTATGCCTCCAACGTGAGCGTGATTCTTTCCGTCGCGCCCTTTTTTACGGCCATCCTGTCCTTCTTCTTTTTGAAGGGCGAACGGCCGGGTGGATTTTTTTTCGCAGGCTTTGCCGTCTCGCTTCTCGGCATCGCCTGTATTGGATTCGCGGGCAGCGCGCTCGCGCTCAATCCGCTAGGCGATGTGCTGGCGCTGCTCGCGGCCGTCGTCTGGGCGGCCTACACGATCCTGACGCGGCGCATCGCCGGCTTCGGTCACAGCACGGTGCAGACGACGCGACGGATCTTCTTCTGGGGGCTCGTCTTCATGCTGCCGGTGGTTCCCCGGATGGTTCATTCGTTCCCCTCGCCCGGCGGGCTTAGCCTAACGGCGCTGCTCAATCTGCTGTACCTGGGCTTCGTCGCGTCCGCGCTCTGCTTCGTCACCTGGGGGCGCGCGGTGCAGTCGATCGGCGCGGCCAAGACGAGCGCGTACATATATCTGGTGCCCGTAGTGACGGTCGCCGCGTCTTCGCTGCTGCTCAAGGAGCGGGTGACGCCGCTATCATTCCTGGGCGTGCTCCTGACGCTGCTAGGCCTGATTCTATCTCAGCGCAAAAGCAAAATTTGATGCCGTTTGGCCGCCAAAGTGTATTGGCGGCTTTTTTCTGCGTAAAAAAGCGCAATATTTTGCACAATGAGAAGGGTGCGCTGCAACAAAGAACTTGAATAATGGCGTTTTTTATGCTAAAATATTTT harbors:
- a CDS encoding EamA family transporter, yielding MNKDPKTGHLLAAMTVIVWGTTFISTKVLLRTFEPIAILFIRFLLGYGALWLAAPRPLKTRGFREELPMIAAGLCGVTLYFLLENIALEYTYASNVSVILSVAPFFTAILSFFFLKGERPGGFFFAGFAVSLLGIACIGFAGSALALNPLGDVLALLAAVVWAAYTILTRRIAGFGHSTVQTTRRIFFWGLVFMLPVVPRMVHSFPSPGGLSLTALLNLLYLGFVASALCFVTWGRAVQSIGAAKTSAYIYLVPVVTVAASSLLLKERVTPLSFLGVLLTLLGLILSQRKSKI